A genomic segment from Capra hircus breed San Clemente chromosome 7, ASM170441v1, whole genome shotgun sequence encodes:
- the S1PR5 gene encoding sphingosine 1-phosphate receptor 5 yields the protein MEPGLLRPAPVSEVIVQHYNYTGKLRGARYQPGAGLRADAVVCLAVCALIVLENLAVLIVLGRHPRFHAPMFLLLGSLTLSDLLAGAAYAANILLSGPLTLRLSPALWFAREGGVFVALSASVLSLLAIALERLLTMERRGPAPAARRGRTLALAAAAWGLSLLLGLLPALGWNCLGRLEACSTVLPLYAKAYVLFCVLAFLGILAAICSLYARIYCQVRAKARRLRAHPGTGEGSSVRARHTPRSLALLRTLSVVLVAFVACWGPLFLLLLLDVACPARTCPVLLQADPFLGLAMANSLLNPIIYTLTNRDLRHGLLRLVCCNRGRCCRDAGASRQSGSAPGASGDLHRWLPPGLDGSSSRSERSSPQRDGLETSCSTGCPGAPTVAGTLVTPPATD from the coding sequence ATGGAGCCGGGGCTGCTGCGGCCCGCGCCGGTGAGCGAGGTCATCGTCCAGCATTACAACTACACCGGCAAGCTCCGCGGTGCGCGCTACCAGCCTGGCGCGGGACTGCGTGCAGATGCCGTCGTGTGCCTGGCCGTGTGCGCGCTCATCGTGTTGGAGAACTTAGCCGTGCTGATCGTGCTCGGACGCCACCCGCGCTTCCATGCGCCCATGTTCCTGCTTCTGGGCAGCCTCACGCTGTCCGACCTGCTGGCCGGCGCCGCCTATGCCGCCAACATCCTGCTGTCCGGGCCGCTCACGCTACGTCTGTCGCCCGCGCTCTGGTTCGCCCGTGAAGGCGGCGTCTTCGTGGCGCTCTCCGCGTCCGTGCTGAGCCTTTTGGCCATTGCACTCGAGCGCCTCCTCACCATGGAGCGTCGGGGACCCGCGCCCGCCGCCCGTCGGGGGCGCACGTTGGCGCTGGCGGCCGCCGCGTGGGGCTTGTCTCTGCTCCTCGGACTACTGCCAGCGCTCGGCTGGAATTGTCTGGGCCGTCTGGAGGCCTGCTCCACGGTCCTGCCGCTCTACGCGAAGGCCTACGTGCTCTTCTGCGTGCTCGCCTTCCTCGGCATTCTGGCAGCCATCTGCTCGCTCTACGCGCGGATATACTGCCAGGTGCGCGCCAAGGCGCGGCGCCTCCGGGCGCACCCCGGGACTGGCGAGGGCTCCTCGGTGCGCGCGCGCCACACGCCGCGCTCCTTGGCGCTGTTGCGCACGCTCAGCGTGGTGCTCGTGGCCTTCGTGGCTTGTTGGGGCCCCCTCTTCCTGCTGCTCTTGCTGGACGTGGCGTGCCCGGCGCGCACCTGCCCTGTGCTCCTACAAGCGGACCCCTTCCTGGGCCTGGCCATGGCCAACTCGCTCCTGAACCCCATCATCTACACGTTGACCAACCGCGACCTGCGTCACGGGCTCCTGCGCCTCGTCTGCTGCAACCGGGGCCGCTGCTGCCGAGACGCAGGTGCCTCCCGGCAGTCGGGGAGCGCCCCTGGGGCTTCGGGCGACCTGCATCGCTGGCTACCTCCCGGCCTGGATGGCAGCTCCAGCCGCTCCGAGCGCTCCTCTCCCCAGCGGGACGGGTTAGAGACCAGCTGTTCCACCGGCTGCCCTGGTGCACCCACGGTCGCCGGGACCCTGGTAACCCCGCCAGCTACAGACTGA